From Terriglobales bacterium, one genomic window encodes:
- a CDS encoding glycosyltransferase, which yields MHDVAQESITVILATYNEENMIARCLTSLRQQVLPGFMLQILVVDGGSTDKTRDIVAAQIKEDPRIQLEINHKREIPFAWNLGLSHSTAKYVCIFGAHNVYESNYISECIRELQTQSNVAGCSGRVITIAADDTLSSKLAAWAMSHPFGSSGKSFRTQREGKVDSPAFPVFLRKALVEIGGYDERLYRNEDNDMSRRLLAAGFELRCTWKTTCNYRAKKNVSELCRYGFRNGFWNFIGFRTDRATMKIRHFVPLAFVVGLIASAVLAALVPILHLPRWIALPFFFIMGSHLLAGTVSSLLVGLRCRTFRTALLPLVFLAFHISYGTGTLWSIVNHAQSPEVHH from the coding sequence GCACAAGAATCCATAACGGTTATTCTCGCTACCTACAATGAAGAGAACATGATTGCCCGGTGTCTTACTTCTCTGCGGCAACAGGTTCTTCCCGGCTTTATGCTTCAGATATTGGTTGTTGATGGGGGATCAACAGACAAGACTCGTGACATTGTCGCCGCACAAATCAAAGAAGATCCTCGGATCCAATTAGAAATCAACCATAAACGAGAAATTCCGTTTGCTTGGAACCTGGGCCTATCACATTCGACCGCCAAGTACGTCTGCATCTTTGGAGCGCACAACGTATATGAGTCCAACTACATTTCCGAGTGTATTCGTGAACTCCAAACTCAGTCAAACGTTGCTGGCTGCTCGGGTCGTGTGATAACCATCGCAGCCGACGACACTCTCTCGAGCAAATTGGCGGCATGGGCGATGTCTCACCCGTTTGGGTCATCGGGCAAGTCGTTTAGAACTCAACGGGAGGGCAAGGTCGACAGTCCGGCTTTCCCAGTATTTCTCAGGAAAGCATTAGTCGAGATCGGTGGTTATGATGAGCGATTGTACCGAAACGAAGACAATGACATGAGTAGAAGATTGTTAGCGGCTGGATTTGAACTGAGGTGTACCTGGAAGACAACGTGTAACTATCGTGCCAAGAAGAACGTCAGTGAATTGTGTCGCTATGGATTTCGAAATGGTTTTTGGAACTTCATTGGCTTCCGCACTGATCGAGCCACTATGAAAATCAGACACTTTGTGCCACTGGCATTCGTGGTGGGTTTAATAGCTTCGGCAGTGTTGGCTGCTTTGGTGCCAATCTTGCATCTGCCAAGGTGGATTGCACTCCCATTCTTTTTCATCATGGGCTCCCATCTGCTTGCGGGGACTGTGTCGTCTTTACTAGTGGGTCTTCGTTGCAGAACGTTCCGGACGGCGCTTTTGCCATTGGTGTTTCTTGCATTTCATATTTCCTACGGAACGGGAACGCTTTGGTCCATTGTGAATCATGCACAATCCCCGGAGGTACACCACTAG